The Pseudomonas bijieensis DNA window AACCGAGTCATCGTTCATCGCGAGTAAGCTTTGCTCCCACAGCTGAATCACCTCAACAGATACACCGGAAAGCATTCGCACAAATGCATCACCCGGCGCCGGGTGTTATCCAGGCGCGCGGCGTTGTCCGGTTGTTCCAGCAGGTCGGCGATCAAGTTCGCCACTTCGGCGCATTCCGCTTCGCCAAAGCCGCGCGTGGTCAATGCCGGCGTGCCGATGCGAATGCCGCTGGTGATCGCCGGTTTCTGCGGATCATTGGGGATCGCGTTTTTGTTCAGGGTGATGTGGGCACTTTCCAGCAGGGCCTCGGCGTCTTTGCCAGTGATGTTCATCGAGCGCAGATCGAGCAGGAACATGTGGCAGTCGGTACCACCGGACACTACCCGCAAGCCGCGTCGGGTCAGGACATCGGCCATGACGCGGGCGTTGTCGATCACCCGCTGCTGGTAATGTTTGAACCCGTCGCCCAAGGCTTCGTTGAACGCCACGGCTTTGGCGGCGATGACGTGCATCAGCGGGCCGCCCTGGTACACCGGGAAAATCGTCTTGTCGAGCAGGGCGGCATATTGCGCCTTGGCCAGGATCAAGCCACCGCGCGGGCCGCGCAAGGTCTTGTGGGTGGTGGAGGTGATGAAGTCGGCGATGCCAACCGGCGACGGGTAGACACCGGCGGCGATCAACCCGGCGTAGTGCGCCATGTCCACCATCAGGTAGGCGCCGATTTCATCGCAGATCTTGCGAAAGCGCTGGAAGTCGATGGTCCGCGAATAGGCCGAGGCTCCGGCGATGATCATCTTGGGCCGGTGTTCCCTGGCCAGGGCTTCCATCTCTTCGTAGTCGAGGGTTTCGGTTTCCGTGTCCAGGCCATAGGAAAAGGCCCGGTACATCTTGCCGGAAAAATTCACCGAGGCGCCGTGGGTCAGGTGGCCGCCGTGGGCCAGGGACATGCCCAGGATCGTATCGCCGGGTTCGAGTACCGCCAGGAACACCGCCTGGTTGGCCTGGGAGCCCGAATGCGGTTGCACGTTGACGTATTCGCAGTTGAACAGTTTGCGAGCACGTTCGATGGCCAGGTTCTCGACCTCATCGACGACCTTGCAGCCGCCGTAGTAGCGCCTGCCCGGATAACCTTCGGCATATTTGTTGGTCAGTACCGAGCCCTGGGCCTGGAGCACTTCTTCGCTGACATAGTTTTCCGAAGCGATCAGCTCCAGGTGGGTTTCCTGGCGATTGCGCTCGCGGTCGATCAGGCGGGCAATGGCGGGGTCGAAATTTTGCAGGCTCATGGTGTGATTCCTTAGATAAGCGCTTCGGCCGGTGGCGCAGTCACGTGATGCGGCAACGCTCGTGGATGGCTTTTGGTCGAGCTGGACAGAAAAATGGAGGTGTCTTTCAAACCGCTACCGGTAATCAGGATCACGGCGGTTTGCGCCGTGTCGGGGTGTGTTTCTGCATACTTGAGCAGGCCGGCGAAGGCGCTGGCGGCGCCGGCTTCTGGAAACACGCCGGTGCTGGCGGCCAATCGGGAGGCGGCGGCGACAATGCTCGGGTCGCTGACGCAGATGAACTCACCGCCACTGGCGGTAACC harbors:
- the glyA gene encoding serine hydroxymethyltransferase, with protein sequence MSLQNFDPAIARLIDRERNRQETHLELIASENYVSEEVLQAQGSVLTNKYAEGYPGRRYYGGCKVVDEVENLAIERARKLFNCEYVNVQPHSGSQANQAVFLAVLEPGDTILGMSLAHGGHLTHGASVNFSGKMYRAFSYGLDTETETLDYEEMEALAREHRPKMIIAGASAYSRTIDFQRFRKICDEIGAYLMVDMAHYAGLIAAGVYPSPVGIADFITSTTHKTLRGPRGGLILAKAQYAALLDKTIFPVYQGGPLMHVIAAKAVAFNEALGDGFKHYQQRVIDNARVMADVLTRRGLRVVSGGTDCHMFLLDLRSMNITGKDAEALLESAHITLNKNAIPNDPQKPAITSGIRIGTPALTTRGFGEAECAEVANLIADLLEQPDNAARLDNTRRRVMHLCECFPVYLLR